In Mycolicibacterium alvei, a single window of DNA contains:
- a CDS encoding alpha/beta fold hydrolase: MVTDLLTRKGGRGEPIVLVHGLMGRGSTWSRQVPWLTALGEVYTYDAPWHRGRDVVDPYPISTERFVADLGEAVAGLGRPVILVGHSMGALHSWCLAAARPELVKAVVVEDMAPDFVGRTTGPWEPWVHALPVEFGSAQEVFAEFGPVAGQYFLEAFDRTATGWRLHGYPQWWLDIAAQWGTRDYWQQWRAVAVPTLLIEAENSVAPPGQMRRMAEIGQDARYLYVPGAGHLIHDDAPGVYREAVSEFLATLA, encoded by the coding sequence ATGGTCACAGATCTCCTCACCCGCAAAGGCGGGCGCGGCGAGCCCATCGTCCTCGTGCACGGCCTGATGGGTCGCGGCAGCACCTGGTCACGCCAAGTGCCGTGGTTGACCGCGCTGGGCGAGGTGTACACCTACGACGCGCCGTGGCACCGCGGGCGCGATGTGGTCGATCCCTATCCGATCAGCACCGAGCGTTTCGTCGCGGATCTCGGTGAGGCCGTGGCCGGGCTCGGTCGGCCGGTGATCCTGGTCGGGCATTCCATGGGTGCACTGCATTCCTGGTGTCTGGCCGCGGCCCGCCCGGAACTGGTCAAGGCGGTGGTGGTGGAGGATATGGCCCCCGACTTCGTGGGACGTACCACCGGGCCCTGGGAGCCGTGGGTACACGCTCTTCCGGTCGAGTTCGGTTCGGCCCAAGAAGTTTTCGCCGAGTTCGGTCCGGTCGCCGGCCAGTATTTCCTGGAGGCGTTCGACCGCACGGCTACCGGCTGGAGATTGCACGGCTATCCGCAGTGGTGGCTGGACATCGCTGCCCAGTGGGGGACGCGGGACTACTGGCAGCAGTGGCGGGCTGTCGCTGTGCCGACCTTGCTCATCGAGGCGGAGAACTCGGTGGCACCTCCCGGGCAGATGCGTCGAATGGCCGAAATCGGTCAGGACGCCCGGTATCTGTACGTGCCCGGTGCGGGTCACCTGATCCACGACGACGCACCCGGGGTGTACCGGGAAGCCGTGTCGGAATTTCTAGCGACGCTCGCCTAG
- the mhuD gene encoding mycobilin-forming heme oxygenase MhuD codes for MPVVKINAIEVPANAGPELEKRFANRAHSVDNQPGFLGFQLLRPVKGEERYFVVTQWETEEAFQAWASGRAADAHKGEHANPVATGASLLEFEVVLDVAGPAAQA; via the coding sequence ATGCCTGTCGTGAAGATCAACGCCATCGAGGTACCGGCCAACGCAGGCCCGGAACTGGAGAAGCGGTTCGCCAATCGCGCACACTCCGTCGACAACCAGCCCGGGTTCCTCGGCTTCCAACTGCTACGTCCGGTCAAGGGCGAGGAACGCTACTTCGTGGTGACGCAGTGGGAAACCGAAGAGGCCTTCCAGGCGTGGGCTTCGGGGCGCGCCGCCGACGCCCACAAGGGTGAGCACGCCAACCCGGTGGCTACCGGCGCATCGCTGCTGGAGTTCGAGGTTGTGCTGGACGTTGCAGGGCCCGCTGCCCAGGCGTAG
- a CDS encoding serine hydrolase, which produces MQGPLPRRSHARTPRRAVGLTAIAAVAAALACGCAPSVAPAAEVSYGAHIDTITPPGLRAKQTMDMLNSDWPIGPIGVRTLAVPEKVDLVGTKMDAIWWDRPFKVTSVDIGAAQATLHVLTSYNVAQDIELRTNDSGLVDRFDVTLVPPKIDTWSDIDTELTKSGARYSYRVSKVVDGKCEQVAGTNTDMSLPLASIFKLYVLLAVSDAVKAGTLSWDDHLTITKEGKKLGSAGLDKLPPGALITVRTAAQQMISASDNMATDLLIARMGPAAVERALVTAGHHDPASMTPFPTMHEVFSVGWGEPNLRDQWKTASPADRVALLQQTNSRPYEPDPYRTHTPASNDGLEWFASAADICRVHAALQASAHGAAAPVKDILSALPGIDPDPAKWRYIGAKGGNLPGDLTFSWYAVDYTGQPWVFSFQLNWPKFRSPTAAGWLLQIAKRAFAMAPVG; this is translated from the coding sequence TTGCAGGGCCCGCTGCCCAGGCGTAGCCACGCCCGGACGCCGCGCCGCGCGGTCGGCCTGACGGCCATCGCGGCGGTCGCCGCGGCCCTGGCTTGTGGCTGTGCGCCGAGCGTCGCGCCCGCGGCCGAAGTGTCCTACGGCGCGCACATCGACACCATCACCCCACCCGGTCTGCGGGCCAAGCAGACCATGGACATGCTCAACTCCGACTGGCCCATCGGCCCCATCGGCGTCCGCACCCTGGCCGTCCCCGAAAAGGTCGACCTGGTGGGCACCAAGATGGACGCGATCTGGTGGGATCGGCCGTTCAAGGTCACCTCGGTGGACATCGGTGCCGCGCAGGCGACGTTGCACGTACTGACCTCCTACAACGTGGCCCAGGACATCGAACTGCGGACCAACGACAGCGGACTCGTCGACCGCTTCGATGTCACGCTGGTGCCGCCGAAGATCGACACCTGGTCCGATATCGACACCGAGCTGACCAAGTCGGGTGCGCGTTACTCCTACCGCGTGTCCAAAGTGGTCGACGGCAAGTGCGAGCAGGTCGCCGGCACCAACACCGACATGTCACTGCCGCTGGCTTCGATCTTCAAACTCTATGTACTGCTTGCAGTTTCGGACGCGGTGAAGGCCGGCACCCTCAGCTGGGACGATCACCTCACGATCACCAAGGAAGGCAAGAAGCTCGGCTCCGCCGGGTTGGACAAGCTGCCCCCCGGCGCTCTGATCACGGTGCGGACCGCCGCCCAGCAGATGATCTCGGCCAGCGACAACATGGCCACCGACCTGCTGATCGCACGGATGGGTCCGGCCGCCGTGGAACGCGCACTGGTGACCGCAGGGCACCACGATCCCGCCAGCATGACTCCGTTCCCGACCATGCACGAGGTGTTCTCGGTCGGCTGGGGTGAACCCAACCTTCGCGACCAGTGGAAGACCGCCTCACCCGCTGACCGGGTGGCGCTGCTCCAGCAGACCAATTCCCGTCCCTACGAACCGGATCCGTACCGCACCCATACGCCGGCCTCCAACGACGGCCTCGAATGGTTCGCCAGCGCGGCCGACATCTGCCGGGTGCACGCCGCGCTGCAGGCCTCTGCCCACGGTGCCGCCGCACCGGTGAAGGACATCCTCTCGGCGTTGCCCGGGATCGACCCGGATCCGGCGAAGTGGCGCTATATCGGCGCCAAGGGCGGCAACCTGCCCGGCGATCTGACCTTCAGCTGGTATGCGGTGGACTACACCGGGCAGCCGTGGGTGTTCAGTTTTCAGCTGAACTGGCCCAAGTTCCGGAGCCCCACTGCCGCAGGATGGTTGCTGCAGATCGCCAAGCGGGCGTTCGCCATGGCACCTGTGGGCTAA
- the lysS gene encoding lysine--tRNA ligase, producing the protein MSPADRDDASQSQADLPEQFRIRQAKRERLLAEGREPYPVTVPRTHSLAELRSAYPDLAADTQTGVLVGVTGRVVFARNSGKLCFATLQEGDGTQLQAMISLAQVGQESLDAWKADVDLGDIVFVHGEVISSKRGELSVLADSWQMTAKALRPLPVAHKEMSEEARVRQRYVDLIVRPEARSVARQRVAVVRAVRSALERRGFLEVETPMLQTLAGGAAARPFITHSNALDVDLYLRIAPELFLKRCIVGGFDRVFELNRNFRNEGVDSTHSPEFSMLETYQAYGDYNDSAVVTRELIQEVADEAIGTREVPLPDGTIYDLDGQWDTLEMYPSLSEALGEEITPETAVEHLWRIADRLEVEIPRDRGYGHGKLVEELWEHTVGEKLWAPTFVRDFPVETSPLTRAHRSIPGVTEKWDLYIRRFELATGYSELVDPVIQRERFEAQARAAAAGDDEAMVLDDDFLAALEYAMPPTTGTGMGVDRLLMALTGLSIRETVLFPIVRRQGN; encoded by the coding sequence GTGAGCCCCGCCGATCGCGACGACGCGTCCCAGTCCCAGGCCGACCTTCCCGAACAGTTCCGGATTCGTCAGGCCAAGCGGGAGCGGCTGCTGGCCGAGGGCCGTGAACCCTATCCGGTGACCGTCCCGCGTACGCACTCTCTGGCTGAACTGCGCAGCGCCTATCCGGACCTGGCCGCCGATACGCAGACCGGCGTGCTGGTCGGTGTCACGGGCCGGGTGGTATTCGCCCGCAATTCGGGCAAGTTGTGCTTCGCGACGCTGCAGGAGGGTGACGGTACGCAGCTGCAGGCGATGATCAGCCTGGCCCAGGTGGGGCAGGAGTCGCTCGATGCGTGGAAGGCCGACGTAGACCTCGGCGACATCGTGTTCGTCCACGGCGAGGTGATCAGCTCCAAGCGCGGTGAACTCTCGGTGCTGGCCGATTCGTGGCAGATGACGGCCAAGGCGCTGCGCCCGCTGCCTGTTGCTCACAAAGAGATGAGCGAAGAGGCGCGGGTGCGTCAGCGCTACGTGGATCTCATCGTGCGTCCGGAAGCACGCAGTGTCGCGCGTCAGCGGGTGGCGGTGGTGCGGGCGGTGCGTTCGGCTCTGGAGCGCCGCGGCTTCCTCGAGGTCGAGACTCCCATGCTGCAGACCCTGGCCGGCGGAGCGGCGGCCCGGCCGTTCATCACCCATTCCAATGCGCTCGACGTTGATCTGTACCTGCGGATTGCGCCGGAACTGTTCCTCAAGCGCTGCATCGTCGGCGGTTTTGACCGGGTTTTCGAGTTGAATCGGAACTTTCGCAACGAAGGCGTTGATTCCACGCACTCACCGGAATTCTCGATGCTGGAGACGTACCAGGCCTACGGTGACTACAACGATTCTGCAGTGGTCACCCGCGAACTTATTCAAGAAGTTGCCGACGAGGCGATCGGAACTCGTGAAGTGCCATTGCCTGATGGCACTATCTACGATCTCGACGGGCAATGGGACACATTGGAAATGTATCCCTCGCTGTCGGAGGCGCTCGGTGAGGAGATCACACCGGAGACCGCGGTCGAACACTTGTGGCGTATTGCCGATCGTCTAGAGGTCGAGATTCCGCGGGACCGCGGCTACGGTCACGGGAAATTGGTCGAAGAACTCTGGGAGCACACAGTTGGTGAAAAGTTGTGGGCGCCAACATTCGTCCGCGATTTCCCGGTGGAGACGTCTCCGCTGACCCGGGCGCACCGCAGCATTCCCGGCGTGACCGAGAAATGGGACCTTTACATAAGGCGTTTCGAGCTCGCTACCGGATATTCTGAACTCGTCGACCCGGTAATCCAACGTGAGCGATTCGAGGCCCAGGCCCGCGCCGCCGCCGCCGGCGATGACGAGGCAATGGTTCTCGACGATGATTTCCTTGCCGCATTGGAGTACGCGATGCCGCCGACGACCGGCACCGGAATGGGTGTGGATCGCCTGTTGATGGCGCTGACGGGGTTGTCTATTAGGGAGACGGTTTTGTTCCCGATTGTTCGTCGTCAAGGTAACTGA
- a CDS encoding histidine phosphatase family protein, with product MSEVVRLTLVSHAMTDATAAGRFPTDEPLNQLGHRQADATVELGVVDAAYCGPEKRSRQTAELLGVSAVVEPQLADLDFGGWCGGVLDRVPPADLAVWLDDPARAPHGGESVVDLLSRVHGWMDSLASARGRIVAVTHPAVIRAAILVALDAPPKSFWRIDIAPMSRTVMHLRGQAWTLRSN from the coding sequence ATGAGTGAGGTCGTCCGGCTGACGTTGGTGTCGCATGCCATGACCGACGCCACGGCGGCCGGACGATTCCCCACCGATGAGCCGCTCAATCAGCTGGGCCATCGGCAAGCCGATGCCACCGTCGAACTGGGCGTCGTCGACGCCGCGTACTGCGGTCCGGAGAAACGGTCCCGTCAGACCGCCGAACTGCTGGGCGTGTCGGCGGTGGTCGAACCTCAACTGGCAGATCTGGATTTCGGGGGCTGGTGCGGTGGGGTACTGGACCGGGTACCGCCGGCTGACCTCGCGGTCTGGCTGGACGACCCGGCCCGGGCGCCGCACGGTGGCGAATCGGTGGTCGATCTCCTCAGTCGGGTCCACGGCTGGATGGACAGCCTGGCCTCGGCGCGCGGGCGCATCGTGGCGGTGACCCACCCGGCGGTGATCCGAGCGGCGATCCTCGTTGCGTTGGACGCCCCACCGAAATCGTTCTGGCGTATCGACATCGCGCCGATGAGCCGGACCGTGATGCACTTGCGCGGTCAGGCCTGGACGCTGCGGAGCAATTAG
- the clpC1 gene encoding ATP-dependent protease ATP-binding subunit ClpC: MFERFTDRARRVVVLAQEEARMLNHNYIGTEHILLGLIHEGEGVAAKSLESLGISLEGVRSQVEEIIGQGQQAPSGHIPFTPRAKKVLELSLREALQLGHNYIGTEHILLGLIREGEGVAAQVLVKLGAELTRVRQQVIQLLSGYQGKESAEAGTGGRGGESGNPSTSLVLDQFGRNLTAAAMEGKLDPVIGREKEIERVMQVLSRRTKNNPVLIGEPGVGKTAVVEGLAQAIVHGEVPETLKDKQLYTLDLGSLVAGSRYRGDFEERLKKVLKEINTRGDIILFIDELHTLVGAGAAEGAIDAASILKPKLARGELQTIGATTLDEYRKYIEKDAALERRFQPVQVGEPTVEHTIEILKGLRDRYEAHHRVSITDGALVAAATLADRYINDRFLPDKAIDLIDEAGARMRIRRMTAPPDLREFDEKIADARREKESAIDAQDFEKAASLRDTEKTLVAQRGEREKQWRSGDLDVVAEVDDEQIAEVLGNWTGIPVFKLTEEETTRLLRMEDELHKRIIGQEDAVKAVSKAIRRTRAGLKDPKRPSGSFIFAGPSGVGKTELSKALANFLFGDDDALIQIDMGEFHDRFTASRLFGAPPGYVGYEEGGQLTEKVRRKPFSVVLFDEIEKAHQEIYNSLLQVLEDGRLTDGQGRTVDFKNTVLIFTSNLGTSDISKAVGLGFTQGGGENNYERMKQKVNDELKKHFRPEFLNRIDDIIVFHQLTQDEIIKMVDLMIGRVGNQLKAKDMAMELTDKAKSLLAKRGFDPVLGARPLRRTIQREIEDQLSEKILFEEIGPGQLITVDVEGWDGEGAGENAKFTFSGAPKAAGSDGPDLAKAGATAE; this comes from the coding sequence ATGTTTGAGAGATTCACCGACCGTGCCCGCAGGGTCGTCGTCCTGGCGCAAGAAGAAGCCCGGATGCTCAACCACAACTACATCGGGACCGAGCACATCCTGTTGGGTCTTATTCACGAGGGCGAGGGCGTAGCCGCCAAGTCGCTGGAGTCGTTGGGTATCTCGCTGGAAGGCGTGCGCAGCCAGGTCGAGGAGATCATCGGCCAGGGCCAGCAGGCGCCGTCCGGTCACATCCCCTTCACCCCGCGTGCCAAGAAGGTGCTGGAGTTGTCCCTGCGCGAGGCGTTGCAGCTCGGCCACAACTACATCGGCACCGAGCACATTCTGCTCGGCCTGATTCGTGAGGGCGAGGGCGTGGCCGCGCAGGTGCTGGTCAAACTCGGCGCCGAGCTGACCCGGGTGCGCCAGCAGGTCATCCAGCTGCTGAGCGGCTACCAGGGCAAGGAGTCCGCCGAGGCCGGCACCGGTGGCCGTGGCGGCGAGTCCGGCAACCCGTCCACCTCTCTGGTTCTCGACCAGTTCGGCCGCAACCTGACCGCCGCCGCGATGGAAGGCAAGCTCGATCCGGTCATCGGCCGCGAGAAGGAAATCGAGCGGGTCATGCAGGTGCTGTCCCGCCGCACCAAGAACAACCCGGTGCTGATCGGCGAGCCCGGCGTCGGCAAGACCGCCGTCGTCGAGGGCCTGGCGCAGGCCATCGTGCACGGCGAGGTCCCCGAGACGCTCAAGGACAAGCAGCTCTACACCCTCGACCTCGGTTCGTTGGTGGCCGGCAGCCGCTACCGCGGTGATTTCGAGGAGCGCCTGAAGAAGGTGCTCAAGGAGATCAACACCCGCGGCGACATCATCCTGTTCATCGACGAGCTGCACACCCTCGTGGGAGCCGGAGCCGCCGAAGGTGCCATCGACGCCGCATCGATCCTGAAGCCGAAGCTGGCCCGTGGCGAGCTGCAGACCATCGGCGCCACCACGCTCGACGAGTACCGCAAGTACATCGAGAAGGACGCCGCCCTGGAGCGCCGGTTCCAACCGGTCCAGGTGGGTGAGCCGACGGTCGAGCACACCATCGAGATCCTCAAGGGCCTGCGCGATCGCTACGAGGCGCATCACCGCGTCTCGATCACCGACGGCGCCCTGGTGGCCGCGGCCACCCTGGCCGACCGCTACATCAACGACCGGTTCCTGCCGGACAAGGCGATCGACCTGATCGACGAGGCCGGTGCGCGGATGCGCATCCGCCGGATGACCGCTCCGCCAGACCTGCGCGAGTTCGACGAGAAGATCGCCGACGCGCGCCGGGAGAAGGAGTCCGCGATCGACGCGCAGGACTTCGAGAAGGCGGCCAGCCTTCGCGATACCGAGAAGACCTTGGTCGCTCAGCGCGGCGAGCGTGAAAAGCAGTGGCGCTCAGGTGATCTCGACGTGGTCGCTGAGGTCGACGACGAGCAGATCGCTGAGGTTCTGGGCAACTGGACCGGTATCCCGGTGTTCAAGCTGACCGAGGAGGAGACCACTCGGCTGCTGCGCATGGAAGACGAACTGCACAAGCGGATCATCGGGCAAGAGGATGCGGTCAAGGCTGTTTCCAAGGCCATCCGCCGCACTCGTGCCGGCCTGAAGGACCCGAAGCGTCCGTCCGGTTCGTTCATCTTCGCCGGCCCGTCCGGTGTCGGTAAGACCGAGCTGTCCAAGGCGCTGGCCAACTTCCTGTTCGGTGACGATGATGCGCTCATCCAGATCGACATGGGCGAGTTCCACGACCGCTTCACCGCGTCGCGGCTGTTCGGTGCTCCTCCGGGGTACGTCGGCTACGAAGAGGGCGGCCAGCTCACCGAGAAGGTGCGCCGCAAGCCGTTCTCGGTCGTGCTGTTCGACGAGATCGAGAAGGCGCACCAGGAGATCTACAACAGCCTGTTGCAGGTCCTGGAAGACGGTCGCCTCACCGACGGTCAGGGTCGCACGGTCGACTTCAAGAACACCGTGCTGATCTTCACCTCGAACCTGGGCACCTCCGACATCTCCAAGGCTGTCGGGCTGGGCTTCACCCAGGGTGGTGGCGAGAACAACTACGAGCGGATGAAGCAGAAGGTCAACGACGAGCTCAAGAAGCACTTCCGGCCTGAGTTCCTCAACCGCATCGACGACATCATCGTCTTCCACCAGCTGACGCAGGACGAGATCATCAAGATGGTCGACCTGATGATCGGTCGGGTTGGAAACCAGCTCAAGGCCAAGGACATGGCCATGGAGCTGACCGACAAGGCCAAGTCCCTGCTGGCCAAGCGCGGCTTCGATCCGGTGCTGGGTGCCCGCCCGCTGCGGCGCACCATTCAGCGCGAGATCGAGGACCAGCTCTCCGAGAAGATCCTCTTCGAGGAGATCGGCCCCGGTCAGTTGATCACGGTCGATGTCGAGGGCTGGGACGGCGAAGGTGCCGGCGAGAACGCGAAGTTCACGTTCTCCGGTGCGCCCAAGGCGGCCGGCTCCGACGGTCCGGATCTGGCCAAGGCCGGCGCGACCGCCGAATAA
- the panD gene encoding aspartate 1-decarboxylase has product MQRTMLKSKIHRATVTQADLHYVGSVTIDADLMEAADLLEGEQVTIVDIDNGARLVTYAITGERGTGVIGINGAAAHLIHPGDLVILIAYGVMEDAEARAYQPRIVFVDADNRQIDLGEHGHDPAYVPEDVSELMSPR; this is encoded by the coding sequence ATGCAGCGCACCATGCTGAAATCTAAGATTCACCGCGCCACGGTGACGCAGGCCGACCTGCACTACGTGGGCTCGGTGACCATCGACGCCGACCTGATGGAGGCGGCAGACCTGCTCGAGGGTGAGCAGGTGACGATCGTCGACATCGACAACGGTGCCCGCCTGGTGACGTACGCCATCACCGGTGAGCGCGGCACCGGGGTGATCGGGATCAACGGTGCCGCAGCGCATCTCATCCACCCAGGTGATCTGGTCATCCTGATCGCCTACGGGGTGATGGAGGATGCCGAGGCCCGTGCCTATCAGCCGCGGATCGTGTTCGTGGATGCGGACAACCGGCAGATCGACCTCGGTGAACACGGCCACGATCCGGCCTACGTCCCCGAGGACGTGTCGGAACTGATGTCGCCGCGCTGA
- a CDS encoding CbtA family protein, which translates to MERQLIGRGILAGALGGVFAFFWSKVLIEPVIGRAIDFENGVGAAHEAAEHGPAGHSHGGDEGVELFSRGVQSNIGMGLGVLIFSVAMGALLAVVFCVVYGRTSLSARALAALTAGGMLVSLWIVPALKYPPNPPAVSLDETIQQRTLLYLLLVVLSAGLFVGSVLLARRLTPKLGIWNATLIGVADYVVSMAVVFLILPGIHETPSTFPAGDLYDFRLYSLGTQVVIWATIGLVFGALASKVLDEKKRESVSA; encoded by the coding sequence ATGGAAAGACAACTCATCGGGCGCGGCATTCTGGCCGGCGCCCTGGGGGGCGTGTTCGCATTCTTCTGGTCGAAGGTGCTGATCGAACCGGTCATCGGCCGGGCGATCGATTTCGAGAACGGTGTCGGCGCCGCGCACGAAGCGGCCGAGCACGGTCCTGCCGGGCACTCGCACGGCGGCGATGAGGGCGTCGAGCTGTTCAGCCGCGGCGTGCAATCCAACATCGGGATGGGTCTGGGCGTCCTGATCTTCAGCGTGGCGATGGGCGCACTGCTGGCCGTCGTGTTCTGCGTGGTCTACGGCCGGACCAGCCTGTCGGCGCGGGCGCTGGCCGCCCTGACCGCCGGCGGCATGCTGGTCTCGCTGTGGATCGTCCCGGCGCTGAAATATCCGCCCAATCCGCCTGCGGTCAGCCTCGACGAAACCATCCAGCAGCGGACCCTGCTGTACCTGCTGTTGGTGGTGCTGTCGGCCGGGTTGTTCGTGGGCTCGGTGCTGCTGGCACGTCGACTCACACCGAAGCTGGGCATCTGGAACGCCACCCTGATCGGGGTCGCGGACTATGTGGTGTCGATGGCCGTGGTCTTCCTGATCCTGCCGGGCATCCATGAGACCCCGTCGACGTTCCCGGCCGGCGACCTCTATGACTTCCGGCTGTATTCCCTGGGCACCCAGGTGGTGATCTGGGCGACGATCGGGCTGGTATTCGGTGCCCTGGCGTCGAAGGTGCTTGATGAGAAGAAGCGGGAGTCAGTCTCGGCGTGA
- the lsr2 gene encoding histone-like nucleoid-structuring protein Lsr2 — protein MAKKVTVTLVDDFDGEATADETVEFALDGVTYEIDLSSKNATKLRNDLKQWVEAGRRVGGRRRGRAAGPARGRGAIDREQSAAIREWARRNGHNVSTRGRIPADVIDAFHAAT, from the coding sequence ATGGCGAAAAAAGTGACCGTAACGTTGGTCGACGATTTCGACGGTGAAGCCACCGCCGACGAGACGGTCGAATTCGCCCTCGACGGTGTCACCTATGAGATCGACCTTTCCTCGAAAAACGCAACCAAGCTCCGGAACGATCTGAAGCAGTGGGTGGAGGCCGGGCGCCGGGTCGGTGGGCGCCGGCGCGGACGGGCGGCAGGGCCGGCCCGTGGCCGCGGCGCCATCGACCGCGAGCAGAGCGCCGCCATCCGCGAATGGGCCCGTCGCAACGGCCACAACGTGTCGACGCGGGGTCGCATCCCCGCCGACGTCATCGATGCTTTCCACGCCGCCACATAA
- a CDS encoding GlxA family transcriptional regulator gives MLRSVSTLVLDGLAIFEFGVICEVFGIDRSADGVPNFDFKVCGPEPGKPLRTSVGATLTPEHGLDALRGADLVAIPAIGGTDYLPEALEAVRAAADAGSIILTVCSGAFLAGAAGLLDGRPCTTHWMHADDLARRYPTARVDRNVLFVDDGNLITSAGTAAGIDACLHLVRRELGSEVTNRIARRMVVPPQRDGGQRQFIDQPIPVRCSEGFAPQLDWILTNLDQPHTVATLARRSSMSTRTFARRFVEETGTTPMQWITDQRVLYARRLLEATDLDVDRIAGQAGFGTATLLRHHFRRIIGVTPSDYRRQFACGADETEETA, from the coding sequence ATGCTGAGAAGCGTCTCCACGCTGGTGCTCGACGGGCTGGCGATCTTCGAGTTCGGGGTCATCTGTGAGGTTTTCGGGATCGATCGGTCCGCGGACGGGGTGCCCAACTTCGACTTCAAGGTGTGCGGGCCCGAACCGGGGAAGCCGCTGCGGACATCGGTTGGGGCGACATTGACCCCCGAACACGGGTTGGATGCACTCCGGGGCGCGGACCTGGTCGCGATCCCCGCGATCGGTGGCACGGACTACCTGCCCGAGGCGCTGGAGGCTGTCCGTGCGGCCGCCGATGCGGGATCGATCATCCTGACCGTGTGTTCCGGTGCGTTCCTGGCCGGCGCGGCGGGCCTGTTGGACGGACGGCCGTGCACCACGCATTGGATGCACGCCGATGACCTGGCCCGCAGATATCCCACCGCACGTGTCGACCGCAACGTGCTGTTCGTCGACGACGGCAATCTGATCACCAGCGCGGGTACCGCGGCCGGCATCGATGCGTGCCTGCACCTGGTTCGCCGGGAACTCGGCAGCGAGGTGACCAACAGGATCGCCCGGCGCATGGTGGTCCCGCCGCAGCGCGACGGCGGGCAGCGCCAGTTCATTGACCAGCCGATCCCGGTGAGGTGTTCGGAAGGGTTTGCACCACAACTAGATTGGATTCTCACCAACCTGGACCAGCCGCACACCGTGGCGACACTGGCCAGGCGGTCTTCGATGTCCACGCGTACCTTCGCCCGCCGGTTCGTCGAGGAGACCGGGACCACCCCGATGCAATGGATCACCGATCAACGGGTGCTCTATGCGCGCAGACTGCTCGAAGCGACGGATCTGGATGTCGACCGGATCGCCGGGCAGGCCGGGTTCGGTACCGCGACGCTGCTGCGTCACCACTTCCGCCGGATCATCGGAGTGACACCGTCGGACTACCGGCGCCAATTCGCCTGCGGTGCCGACGAAACCGAAGAGACGGCGTGA
- a CDS encoding type III pantothenate kinase, with translation MLLAIDVRNTHTTVGLISGSGDHAKVVQQWRIRTESEVTADELALTIDGLIGDATDELTGATALSTVPSVLHEVRLMLDQYWPAVPHVLIEPGVRTGIPLLVDNPKEVGADRIVNCLAAYHKYGTAAIIVDFGSSICVDVVSAKGEFLGGAIAPGVQVSSDAAAARSAGLRRVELTRPRSVIGKNTVECMQAGAVFGFAGLVDGLVNRIRADVDGFAGDDVAVVATGYTAPLVLPDLRTVEHYDRHLTLDGLRLVFERNRDSQRGRLKPAR, from the coding sequence ATGCTGCTCGCCATCGACGTCCGCAACACCCACACCACGGTTGGGCTGATCTCCGGTTCGGGTGATCACGCGAAAGTGGTGCAGCAGTGGCGGATCCGCACCGAGTCCGAGGTGACCGCCGACGAGTTGGCGCTCACCATCGACGGCCTGATCGGTGATGCCACTGACGAACTAACAGGTGCGACTGCCCTTTCCACGGTGCCCTCGGTACTGCACGAGGTGCGCTTGATGCTCGATCAGTACTGGCCGGCGGTGCCGCATGTGCTGATCGAACCCGGTGTGCGTACCGGTATTCCGCTGCTGGTCGACAACCCGAAGGAAGTCGGCGCGGACCGCATCGTGAATTGCCTTGCCGCCTATCACAAGTACGGCACCGCGGCGATCATCGTCGATTTCGGCTCGTCGATCTGTGTCGACGTGGTGTCGGCCAAGGGAGAGTTCCTGGGCGGGGCGATCGCCCCCGGTGTGCAGGTGTCCTCGGATGCCGCCGCAGCCCGCTCGGCCGGCCTGCGCCGGGTCGAGCTGACCCGTCCGCGTTCGGTGATCGGCAAGAACACCGTCGAATGTATGCAGGCCGGGGCGGTGTTCGGTTTCGCCGGGCTGGTCGATGGTCTGGTCAACCGGATTCGCGCAGATGTCGACGGGTTCGCCGGTGACGACGTCGCGGTGGTGGCGACCGGTTATACCGCGCCACTGGTGTTGCCCGACCTGCGCACCGTCGAGCATTACGACCGCCACCTCACCCTCGACGGCCTGCGGTTGGTATTCGAGCGCAACCGTGACAGTCAGCGCGGCCGGCTCAAACCGGCACGGTGA
- a CDS encoding CbtB domain-containing protein: MTSTDARTVHARPINLSATKAVLWLTLTAFIALLALYFVGMDQGATSVLGNNTYVHEFVHDARHLLGFPCH, encoded by the coding sequence ATGACTTCCACTGATGCACGCACGGTTCACGCCCGGCCGATCAACCTGTCGGCGACCAAGGCGGTGCTCTGGCTGACCCTGACGGCGTTCATCGCCCTGCTGGCCCTCTACTTCGTCGGAATGGACCAGGGCGCAACCTCGGTTCTGGGCAACAACACCTACGTGCACGAGTTCGTGCATGACGCACGGCACCTGCTCGGTTTCCCCTGTCACTGA